A genome region from Trachemys scripta elegans isolate TJP31775 chromosome 2, CAS_Tse_1.0, whole genome shotgun sequence includes the following:
- the LDLRAD4 gene encoding low-density lipoprotein receptor class A domain-containing protein 4 isoform X3, translated as MVIVIICLLNHYKLSTRSFINRQSQNRRQEETLQPEGCLWPSDSSVSRQGASEIMYAPRSRDRFTAPSFMQRDRFSRFQPTYPYMQHEIDLPPTISLSDGEEPPPYQGPCTLQLRDPEQQMELNRESVRAPPNRTIFDSDLIDISMYNGGPCPPSSNSGISATNYSSNGRMEGPPPTYSEVMGNYPGSSFFHHQHSNAPPSSQRGSRLQFQQNNSESTIVPIKGKDRKPGNLV; from the exons ATGGTGATAGTGATCATCTGCCTGTTGAACCATTACAAACTCTCAACACGCTCTTTCATCAACCGACAGAGCCAAAACAGGAGGCAGGAAGAAACTTTGCAGCCG GAAGGGTGCTTGTGGCCTTCAGACAGCTCAGTGTCACGACAAGGTGCTTCAGAG ATCATGTATGCCCCAAGGTCCAGGGACAGGTTTACCGCTCCATCATTCATGCAGCGGGACCGTTTCAGTCGCTTCCAGCCAACCTACCCTTACATGCAGCACGAGATTGACCTTCCTCCGACCATCTCCCTCTCTGATGGAGAAGAGCCACCACCATACCAAGGGCCATGCACACTGCAGCTCCGGGACCCAGAACAGCAGATGGAACTCAATCGAGAGTCTGTCAGGGCGCCACCCAACAGAACCATTTTTGACAGTGACTTGATAGACATTTCAATGTACAACGGGGGCCCATGCCCACCAAGCAGCAATTCGGGCATAAGTGCAACCAACTATAGCAGTAATGGAAGGATGGAAGGACCACCCCCAACATACAGTGAGGTCATGGGTAATTACCCAGGCTCCTCTTTTTTCCATCACCAGCACAGCAATGCGCCTCCTTCATCACAGAGGGGGAGCAGACTTCAGTTTCAGCAGAACAATTCAGAGAGCACAATAGTCCCTATTAAAGGCAAAGACAGGAAACCAGGAAACCTTGTCTAA
- the LDLRAD4 gene encoding low-density lipoprotein receptor class A domain-containing protein 4 isoform X2, which yields MSSEQRNSTALKDAQLKDLLLEKAELEFVQIIIIIVVITVMVIVIICLLNHYKLSTRSFINRQSQNRRQEETLQPEGCLWPSDSSVSRQGASEIMYAPRSRDRFTAPSFMQRDRFSRFQPTYPYMQHEIDLPPTISLSDGEEPPPYQGPCTLQLRDPEQQMELNRESVRAPPNRTIFDSDLIDISMYNGGPCPPSSNSGISATNYSSNGRMEGPPPTYSEVMGNYPGSSFFHHQHSNAPPSSQRGSRLQFQQNNSESTIVPIKGKDRKPGNLV from the exons ATGTCCAGTGAACAGCGTAACAGTACAGCGTTGAAGGATGCTCAGTTAAAAGACCTGTTATTGGAAAAAG CTGAACTGGAGTTTGTTCAGATAATCATTATAATCGTGGTGATAACTGTTATGGTGATAGTGATCATCTGCCTGTTGAACCATTACAAACTCTCAACACGCTCTTTCATCAACCGACAGAGCCAAAACAGGAGGCAGGAAGAAACTTTGCAGCCG GAAGGGTGCTTGTGGCCTTCAGACAGCTCAGTGTCACGACAAGGTGCTTCAGAG ATCATGTATGCCCCAAGGTCCAGGGACAGGTTTACCGCTCCATCATTCATGCAGCGGGACCGTTTCAGTCGCTTCCAGCCAACCTACCCTTACATGCAGCACGAGATTGACCTTCCTCCGACCATCTCCCTCTCTGATGGAGAAGAGCCACCACCATACCAAGGGCCATGCACACTGCAGCTCCGGGACCCAGAACAGCAGATGGAACTCAATCGAGAGTCTGTCAGGGCGCCACCCAACAGAACCATTTTTGACAGTGACTTGATAGACATTTCAATGTACAACGGGGGCCCATGCCCACCAAGCAGCAATTCGGGCATAAGTGCAACCAACTATAGCAGTAATGGAAGGATGGAAGGACCACCCCCAACATACAGTGAGGTCATGGGTAATTACCCAGGCTCCTCTTTTTTCCATCACCAGCACAGCAATGCGCCTCCTTCATCACAGAGGGGGAGCAGACTTCAGTTTCAGCAGAACAATTCAGAGAGCACAATAGTCCCTATTAAAGGCAAAGACAGGAAACCAGGAAACCTTGTCTAA